One part of the Symphalangus syndactylus isolate Jambi chromosome 1, NHGRI_mSymSyn1-v2.1_pri, whole genome shotgun sequence genome encodes these proteins:
- the NETO1 gene encoding neuropilin and tolloid-like protein 1 isoform X6, with protein sequence MIHGRSVLHIVASLIILHLSGATKKGTEKQTTSETQKSVQCGTWTKHAEGGIFTSPNYPSKYPPDRECIYIIEAAPRQCIELYFDEKYSIEPSWECKFDHIEVRDGPFGFSPIIGRFCGQQNPPVIKSSGRFLWIKFFADGELESMGFSARYNFTPGRLFVYKKSLELPS encoded by the exons ATGATCCATGGGCGCAGCGTGCTTCACA ttGTAGCAAGTTTAATCATCCTCCATTTGTCTGGGGCAACCAAGAAAGGAACAG aaaagcaAACCACCTCAGAAACACAGAAGTCAGTGCAGTGTGGAACTTGGACAAAACATGCAGAGGGAGGTATCTTTACCTCTCCCAACTATCCTAGCAAATATCCCCCTGACCGGGAATGTATCTACATCATAGAAG CTGCTCCAAGACAGTGcattgaactttactttgatgAAAAGTACTCTATTGAACCGTCTTGGGAGTGCAAATTTGATCATATTGAAGTTCGAGATGGACCTTTTGGCTTTTCTCCAATAATTGGACGTTTCTGTGGACAACAAAATCCACCTGTCATAAAATCCAGTGGAAGATTTCTATGGATTAAATTTTTTGCTGATGGAGAGCTGGAATCTATGGGATTTTCAGCTCGATACAATTTCACACCTG
- the NETO1 gene encoding neuropilin and tolloid-like protein 1 isoform X4 encodes MIHGRSVLHIVASLIILHLSGATKKGTEKQTTSETQKSVQCGTWTKHAEGGIFTSPNYPSKYPPDRECIYIIEAAPRQCIELYFDEKYSIEPSWECKFDHIEVRDGPFGFSPIIGRFCGQQNPPVIKSSGRFLWIKFFADGELESMGFSARYNFTPALAEALKWKRWGAQSHLFLRHILQEMNLKT; translated from the exons ATGATCCATGGGCGCAGCGTGCTTCACA ttGTAGCAAGTTTAATCATCCTCCATTTGTCTGGGGCAACCAAGAAAGGAACAG aaaagcaAACCACCTCAGAAACACAGAAGTCAGTGCAGTGTGGAACTTGGACAAAACATGCAGAGGGAGGTATCTTTACCTCTCCCAACTATCCTAGCAAATATCCCCCTGACCGGGAATGTATCTACATCATAGAAG CTGCTCCAAGACAGTGcattgaactttactttgatgAAAAGTACTCTATTGAACCGTCTTGGGAGTGCAAATTTGATCATATTGAAGTTCGAGATGGACCTTTTGGCTTTTCTCCAATAATTGGACGTTTCTGTGGACAACAAAATCCACCTGTCATAAAATCCAGTGGAAGATTTCTATGGATTAAATTTTTTGCTGATGGAGAGCTGGAATCTATGGGATTTTCAGCTCGATACAATTTCACACCTG CCCTAGCAGAGGCTCTTAAATGGAAAAGGTGGGGAGCACAATCGCATTTATTCTTGAGGCATATTCTTCAAGAGATGAATTTAAAAACTTGA
- the NETO1 gene encoding neuropilin and tolloid-like protein 1 isoform X5 yields the protein MIHGRSVLHIVASLIILHLSGATKKGTEKQTTSETQKSVQCGTWTKHAEGGIFTSPNYPSKYPPDRECIYIIEAAPRQCIELYFDEKYSIEPSWECKFDHIEVRDGPFGFSPIIGRFCGQQNPPVIKSSGRFLWIKFFADGELESMGFSARYNFTPEPPYCIYRMGFHCCEQLNQNGTLGDFSTK from the exons ATGATCCATGGGCGCAGCGTGCTTCACA ttGTAGCAAGTTTAATCATCCTCCATTTGTCTGGGGCAACCAAGAAAGGAACAG aaaagcaAACCACCTCAGAAACACAGAAGTCAGTGCAGTGTGGAACTTGGACAAAACATGCAGAGGGAGGTATCTTTACCTCTCCCAACTATCCTAGCAAATATCCCCCTGACCGGGAATGTATCTACATCATAGAAG CTGCTCCAAGACAGTGcattgaactttactttgatgAAAAGTACTCTATTGAACCGTCTTGGGAGTGCAAATTTGATCATATTGAAGTTCGAGATGGACCTTTTGGCTTTTCTCCAATAATTGGACGTTTCTGTGGACAACAAAATCCACCTGTCATAAAATCCAGTGGAAGATTTCTATGGATTAAATTTTTTGCTGATGGAGAGCTGGAATCTATGGGATTTTCAGCTCGATACAATTTCACACCTG agCCACCATACTGCATTTATAGAATGGGATTTCACTGCTGCGAACAACTGAATCAGAACGGAACTCTTGGAGATTTTTCCACGAAGTAG
- the NETO1 gene encoding neuropilin and tolloid-like protein 1 isoform X7: MIHGRSVLHIVASLIILHLSGATKKGTEKQTTSETQKSVQCGTWTKHAEGGIFTSPNYPSKYPPDRECIYIIEAAPRQCIELYFDEKYSIEPSWECKFDHIEVRDGPFGFSPIIGRFCGQQNPPVIKSSGRFLWIKFFADGELESMGFSARYNFTPDLLTILGL, from the exons ATGATCCATGGGCGCAGCGTGCTTCACA ttGTAGCAAGTTTAATCATCCTCCATTTGTCTGGGGCAACCAAGAAAGGAACAG aaaagcaAACCACCTCAGAAACACAGAAGTCAGTGCAGTGTGGAACTTGGACAAAACATGCAGAGGGAGGTATCTTTACCTCTCCCAACTATCCTAGCAAATATCCCCCTGACCGGGAATGTATCTACATCATAGAAG CTGCTCCAAGACAGTGcattgaactttactttgatgAAAAGTACTCTATTGAACCGTCTTGGGAGTGCAAATTTGATCATATTGAAGTTCGAGATGGACCTTTTGGCTTTTCTCCAATAATTGGACGTTTCTGTGGACAACAAAATCCACCTGTCATAAAATCCAGTGGAAGATTTCTATGGATTAAATTTTTTGCTGATGGAGAGCTGGAATCTATGGGATTTTCAGCTCGATACAATTTCACACCTG